One genomic window of Panicum hallii strain FIL2 chromosome 6, PHallii_v3.1, whole genome shotgun sequence includes the following:
- the LOC112897670 gene encoding phosphopantothenate--cysteine ligase 2-like: protein MEVDPSIAVEAEAAARRSEEAAEAFFRAAPPLRDRDRVAASVADFVARHSAGSGDAGGPAGVICITSGGTTVPLEQRCVRYIDNFASGQRGAAATEYFVNAGYAVIFIHRRGSKQPYCRFLPEDSFLDLFELGEDSEIQVPQSHSAVVKAAISNYRKAIDEGLLLKLPFTTIFEYLQLLQMVATSMNCLGHRGMFFLAAAVSDFYVPWESMAKHKIESAVGPLSMQLNQVPKMLFILRKNWAPSAFCVSFKLETDPNILLQKAEMALKKYGMNVVVANELANYKDVVVMVTSSGRTAVSRSSKEEDLEEQLTELLVKMHSEHIRQSGSEDC from the exons ATGGAAGTGGATCCAAGCATCGCGGTGGAGGCCGAGGCCGCAGCGCGCCggagcgaggaggcggcggaggccttcttccgcgccgcgccgccgctccgcgaccGCGACCGCGTCGCCGCCAGCGTGGCCGATTTCGTCGCCCGCCACTCCGCAG GGAGCGGCGATGCGGGCGGGCCCGCCGGGGTGATCTGCATCACCTCCGGCGGCACCACGGTGCCCCTGGAGCAGCGCTGCGTGCGCTACATCGACAACTTCGCCTCCGGCCAGCGGGGGGCGGCCGCCACCGA GTATTTTGTCAACGCAGGCTATGCTGTCATCTTCATCCATCGCCG TGGGAGCAAGCAGCCTTACTGTAGATTTCTCCCAGAGGATTCGTTTCTCGATCTTTTTGAGCTTGGTGAAGACTCAGAGATCCAAG TTCCCCAATCTCATTCTGCTGTGGTCAAGGCAGCTATTAGCAATTATCGCAAG GCAATTGATGAAGGCCTGCTTCTGAAACTTCCCTTCACGACAATTTTTGAGTACCTTCAG TTACTACAAATGGTAGCTACTTCTATGAATTGCTTGGGGCACCGTGGAATGTTCTTTCTTGCTGCTGCAGTTTCTGACTTTTATGTTCCATGGGAAAGCATG GCTAAGCATAAAATCGAGTCAGCAGTTGGCCCTTTAAGCATGCAACTCAATCAAGTCCCTAAGATGCTTTTCATCCTCAGAAAAAATTGGGCCCCTTCAGCATTTTGTGTATCATTCAAG CTCGAGACGGATCCAAACATTCTTCTACAGAAGGCGGAGATGGCTTTGAAGAAGTACGGTATGAACGTGGTGGTTGCCAACGAGCTTGCAAACTACAAAGATGTGGTGGTCATGGTCACAAGCAGCGGGAGGACGGCCGTGAGCAGGAGCAGCAAGGAGGAAGACCTGGAAGAGCAGCTGACTGAGCTCCTGGTAAAGATGCACTCGGAGCACATCAGACAATCCGGTTCAGAAGACTGTTAA